A stretch of Henckelia pumila isolate YLH828 chromosome 4, ASM3356847v2, whole genome shotgun sequence DNA encodes these proteins:
- the LOC140865663 gene encoding uncharacterized protein → METNACDVNHLDTGALLPPRKRLLAELKRQNSDVNSHVPSTSSSGRNELYSPLNNMLRSQLINSNLSIEEIVESSRNAATEAAKVAQAARANAEYKAAKAAKAMAAAKLALELVDILSDKMADEDKCLKKNKMKKHVPVQELYNKNKETTNCRTDEELARKLHQVINSSPRILKNSSGSDTMMHKHKKLKLKSSVFSNQPSMVTSNSNGVAARVETEGPIKEIDMIMVDLNLSKSEKDQQPGASDGEECRPIKTGHLKLKYNDVETPPLKDSFSESLDSISKKRGRIKQKKLPLSICNIRDQTSPKEKLNLMTVEEASTWKCRAFKTTASVKQNKVMQS, encoded by the coding sequence ATGGAGACAAATGCGTGTGATGTTAATCACTTGGACACTGGTGCACTTTTGCCCCCTCGAAAGCGGCTCCTGGCCGAGTTAAAGAGACAGAATTCTGATGTTAATTCCCATGTGCCATCTACTTCTAGTAGTGGTAGGAACGAATTGTACTCTCCTCTTAATAACATGTTAAGATCCCAGTTGATTAATTCTAACCTTTCAATTGAGGAGATTGTTGAATCCTCAAGAAATGCTGCTACAGAAGCTGCAAAGGTTGCACAGGCTGCTAGAGCTAATGCTGAATATAAGGCAGCGAAAGCGGCAAAGGCTATGGCTGCTGCCAAGCTTGCCTTGGAACTCGTCGACATTCTTTCAGACAAGATGGCCGACGAAGATAAATGCCTGAAAAAGAACAAGATGAAGAAGCACGTCCCTGTTCAAGAATTGTACAATAAGAACAAAGAGACGACCAATTGTAGAACAGATGAGGAATTGGCCCGCAAGTTGCATCAGGTGATTAATAGCTCCCCAAGAATCTTGAAGAACTCGTCAGGTTCTGATACAATGATGCACAAGCATAAGAAGCTGAAGCTGAAGAGCTCAGTTTTTTCTAATCAACCTTCTATGGTTACAAGCAACAGTAATGGAGTAGCAGCAAGGGTAGAAACTGAAGGTCCCATAAAAGAAATAGACATGATTATGGTAGATTTGAACTTGTCAAAATCTGAGAAAGACCAGCAACCAGGAGCCAGTGATGGGGAAGAATGTCGGCCCATTAAAACTGGTCATTTAAAGTTAAAATATAATGATGTGGAGACACCACCTTTAAAGGATTCTTTTTCTGAATCATTGGATAGTATCAGTAAAAAGAGGGGAAGAATCAAGCAGAAAAAACTTCCCTTGAGCATTTGTAATATCAGGGATCAGACTAGCCCCAAAGAGAAGCTTAATTTGATGACTGTTGAAGAAGCATCTACATGGAAATGCCGAGCATTCAAAACCACAGCCTCTGTTAAGCAAAATAAAGTTATGCAGTCATAA